One genomic segment of Microbacterium sp. ProA8 includes these proteins:
- the rfbD gene encoding dTDP-4-dehydrorhamnose reductase, whose translation MTEFRKALSAAPTGIPGLVIWELPVHGDSRGWFKENWQREKMTAAGLPDFGPVQNNISFNDAVGTTRGIHAEPWDKFVSVATGRIFGAWVDLREGPTFGAVFTAEIDPSRAIFVPRGVGNSYQTLEPDTAYAYLVNDHWSPDAEYTFLNLADETVAIPWPIPLDQVEISEKDLAHPRLGDVVAMTPRRTLVVGANGQLGRALRAEFADASHVEFATRDDLDLASADFATARRWRDYDTIINAAAYTAVDVAETPAGRADAWAANVGGVTALARVAAANDITLVHVSSDYVFDGTADRPYAEEDPLAPLGVYGQTKAAGDAVVATVPRHYIVRTSWVIGDGKNFVATMASLAERGIDPKVVDDQIGRLTFTDEIARGIRHLLETDASPGVYNLTGSGDPLSWADVARHVFNLSGHDPARVSGVTTDEYFSTAAGPVAPRPRNSVLSLSKIEAAGFVTRDHRDGLREYLQH comes from the coding sequence ATGACCGAATTCCGCAAGGCGCTGTCCGCCGCGCCGACGGGAATCCCAGGGCTCGTCATCTGGGAGCTCCCCGTCCACGGCGACAGCCGCGGCTGGTTCAAGGAGAACTGGCAGCGGGAGAAGATGACGGCAGCCGGTCTTCCCGACTTCGGGCCGGTGCAGAACAACATCTCCTTCAACGATGCGGTGGGAACGACGCGCGGCATCCACGCCGAGCCCTGGGACAAGTTCGTGTCTGTCGCGACCGGCCGGATCTTCGGCGCCTGGGTGGACCTCCGCGAGGGACCCACGTTCGGTGCGGTGTTCACGGCCGAGATCGATCCGTCCCGGGCGATCTTCGTTCCCCGCGGCGTCGGCAATTCCTACCAGACCCTCGAGCCGGACACCGCTTACGCGTATCTCGTCAACGACCACTGGTCGCCGGATGCGGAGTACACCTTCCTCAACCTCGCGGACGAGACGGTGGCGATCCCCTGGCCGATTCCTCTCGACCAGGTCGAGATCTCGGAGAAAGACCTCGCGCACCCGCGTCTCGGCGATGTCGTTGCGATGACCCCGCGCAGGACGCTCGTCGTGGGCGCGAACGGCCAGCTCGGGCGGGCGCTTCGCGCAGAATTCGCGGATGCCTCGCACGTCGAGTTCGCCACGCGCGACGACCTCGATCTCGCTTCGGCGGATTTCGCGACGGCGCGCCGGTGGCGTGACTACGACACGATCATCAATGCGGCGGCGTACACGGCGGTCGACGTGGCCGAGACGCCCGCGGGTCGTGCGGATGCGTGGGCAGCCAATGTCGGCGGCGTGACCGCTCTGGCGCGCGTCGCCGCGGCGAACGACATCACGCTCGTGCATGTTTCGAGCGACTACGTGTTCGACGGGACGGCCGACCGGCCGTACGCCGAAGAGGATCCGCTCGCGCCCCTCGGCGTATACGGCCAGACGAAGGCGGCGGGCGACGCGGTCGTCGCGACCGTGCCCCGCCACTACATCGTGCGCACCTCCTGGGTGATCGGCGACGGGAAGAACTTCGTCGCGACCATGGCCTCGCTCGCCGAGCGCGGCATCGATCCGAAGGTGGTCGACGATCAGATCGGACGACTCACGTTCACGGATGAGATCGCGCGAGGCATCCGACACCTGCTGGAGACCGATGCCTCGCCTGGCGTCTACAACCTGACCGGCTCGGGAGACCCGCTGTCGTGGGCAGACGTCGCGCGCCACGTATTCAACCTCTCGGGACACGATCCGGCGCGGGTCAGCGGCGTGACGACCGACGAGTACTTCTCGACGGCGGCGGGGCCGGTTGCGCCACGCCCGCGCAACAGCGTCCTCAGCCTCTCGAAGATCGAGGCAGCGGGGTTCGTCACGCGGGATCATCGTGACGGGCTGCGCGAGTACCTCCAGCACTAG
- a CDS encoding GDP-mannose 4,6-dehydratase, whose translation MADTRRALITGITGQDGGHLAQLLHEKGYEVFGLMRGQHNPRRSEVERDMPFVHLIEGDLTDPTSLVRAVETSDPDELYNLAAVSHVGYSFKNPSLTADVTAKGVLNVLEAVRVTGRERTTRIYQASTSEMFGGLDYNRPGAGYNENSLFHPRSPYGVAKLYGHWIAKNYRESYGMFVSCGILFNHEGERRGVEFVTRKITHAVARIKLGLQPNIELGDLWPKRDWGYAGDFVEGMWRMLQHSEPDDFVLATGETHSIEEFLTLAFAEVDIDDWRPYVVQNPAFMRPAEVDILLGDPSKAEQVLGWERKVDFPGLVSLMVAHDLRVAEIQRQTV comes from the coding sequence ATGGCAGACACACGCCGCGCGCTGATCACGGGAATCACAGGACAGGACGGCGGACATCTCGCGCAGTTGCTCCACGAGAAGGGCTACGAGGTATTCGGCCTCATGCGGGGGCAACACAATCCCCGGAGATCAGAGGTCGAGCGCGACATGCCGTTCGTCCACCTGATCGAGGGCGACCTGACCGATCCCACGTCGCTGGTTCGTGCCGTCGAGACGAGTGATCCTGACGAGCTCTACAACCTCGCGGCCGTGAGCCATGTCGGATACTCGTTCAAGAACCCGTCTCTGACCGCCGACGTGACGGCGAAGGGTGTCCTGAACGTTCTCGAAGCCGTACGCGTCACCGGACGCGAGCGAACCACTCGCATTTATCAGGCGTCCACGTCTGAGATGTTCGGGGGCCTCGACTACAACCGTCCCGGTGCCGGCTACAACGAGAACTCGCTTTTCCACCCGCGCAGCCCTTACGGCGTCGCGAAGCTCTACGGACATTGGATTGCGAAGAACTATCGCGAGAGCTACGGCATGTTCGTCTCCTGCGGCATCCTCTTCAACCACGAGGGCGAGCGACGCGGCGTCGAATTCGTCACTCGCAAGATCACCCACGCCGTCGCGCGAATCAAGCTCGGGCTGCAGCCGAACATCGAACTCGGAGATCTCTGGCCGAAGCGCGACTGGGGCTACGCGGGCGACTTCGTCGAGGGCATGTGGCGGATGCTGCAGCACAGCGAGCCGGACGACTTCGTGCTTGCGACGGGTGAGACCCACTCGATCGAGGAGTTCCTCACGCTTGCCTTCGCAGAGGTCGACATCGACGACTGGCGTCCGTATGTCGTGCAGAACCCGGCTTTCATGCGACCGGCGGAAGTCGACATCCTCCTCGGCGATCCCTCCAAGGCGGAGCAGGTGCTCGGCTGGGAGCGCAAGGTCGACTTCCCTGGACTGGTGAGTCTCATGGTGGCCCATGATCTCCGCGTCGCGGAGATTCAGCGACAGACGGTATGA
- a CDS encoding NAD-dependent epimerase/dehydratase family protein has product MTRRLVVTGVDGFVGRHLARIAAESGLDVFGISRNPEPDPDLLATLAGYTGADLRQEWPQGLPQDADVIHLAGLAAVGPSFDRPQDYIAGNSAIVTNMCEGLVASGFTGRVVGVSTGAVYAQKEGEDPRTERDAVAYTSPYVVSKILVENLLAYYSRRGLRTVVARPFNHIGPHQGPGFLLPDLLRQLRSSPPDRPLRVGNLETRRDYTDVRDVARAYVALATAPELTHDVYNVASGSSHSGLEILEALSAALGRPTPPLEVDESLIRATDPPIIVGDASRLRSDTGWSPTVPFAATIADTVAAAS; this is encoded by the coding sequence ATGACCCGTCGCCTGGTCGTCACGGGGGTAGACGGGTTCGTCGGGCGACACCTCGCCCGCATCGCCGCTGAGTCCGGACTGGACGTGTTCGGCATCTCTCGAAATCCCGAGCCCGACCCCGACCTGCTCGCGACCCTCGCCGGCTACACGGGCGCCGATCTGCGCCAGGAGTGGCCGCAGGGGCTGCCTCAGGATGCCGATGTCATCCACCTTGCCGGGCTCGCGGCGGTCGGCCCGTCGTTCGATCGACCCCAGGACTACATCGCGGGCAACAGCGCCATCGTGACGAACATGTGCGAAGGGCTCGTTGCTTCGGGCTTCACGGGTCGCGTCGTCGGCGTCTCGACCGGTGCGGTATATGCGCAGAAGGAGGGTGAGGACCCGCGCACCGAGCGCGACGCCGTCGCTTACACATCCCCTTATGTCGTCAGCAAGATCCTGGTCGAGAATCTGCTCGCGTACTATTCGCGACGGGGCCTGCGGACCGTCGTGGCGCGCCCGTTCAATCACATCGGCCCCCACCAGGGGCCGGGCTTCCTCCTGCCGGATCTTCTTCGCCAGTTGCGCTCGTCTCCACCGGATCGACCCCTCCGGGTCGGCAACCTCGAGACGCGTCGGGACTACACCGACGTGCGAGACGTCGCGAGGGCGTATGTCGCTCTCGCAACCGCGCCCGAGCTGACCCACGATGTGTACAACGTGGCGTCCGGCTCGTCGCACTCCGGCCTGGAGATTCTCGAGGCGTTGTCGGCTGCGCTGGGCAGACCGACCCCACCCCTCGAGGTCGACGAGTCGCTCATCCGGGCAACCGACCCGCCCATCATCGTCGGGGATGCCTCGCGTCTCAGATCTGACACCGGCTGGTCGCCGACGGTGCCGTTCGCTGCGACGATCGCCGATACGGTCGCCGCAGCTTCCTGA
- a CDS encoding glycosyltransferase family 2 protein, which yields MDSDPKFHVAAVVLTYQPDPDVVSNIDAVSAQVARVYVVNNSPGDASARILSPLSGRDDVVILDQPGNVGVATGFNAGIRAALASGFDDVWIFDQDSTVTDGSLRRLLEARDAAGDRAGIVAPALRSNATGVVYARETGVGAEEVDVLISSGSLFSRSLLDEIGLHDQPLFIDYVDHDICLRARGRGFRNFKVYDAILDHSFGDSDPVTIFGRRVYRANYSPMRHFHAARNRIIVIRRHGFGRWFWEDVWFTSKAWAKVLLLERDKRRKIAAALRGAWAGLRYPARELRW from the coding sequence GTGGATTCCGACCCGAAATTTCATGTCGCGGCTGTGGTGCTGACGTATCAGCCCGACCCAGACGTCGTGTCCAACATCGATGCCGTGTCTGCTCAAGTCGCGCGAGTGTACGTCGTGAACAACTCTCCCGGAGACGCGTCCGCCCGGATCCTCAGCCCCCTCTCGGGGCGAGACGATGTCGTCATCCTCGACCAACCGGGGAACGTGGGTGTCGCGACAGGGTTCAACGCCGGCATCCGGGCCGCGCTCGCGTCGGGTTTCGACGACGTGTGGATCTTCGACCAGGACAGCACCGTGACGGACGGCTCCCTGCGGCGACTGCTCGAAGCGCGTGATGCGGCGGGCGACCGCGCCGGGATAGTTGCTCCGGCGCTGCGTTCGAATGCGACAGGCGTCGTCTACGCACGCGAGACCGGTGTCGGCGCAGAGGAGGTCGATGTGCTGATCAGCTCCGGCTCGCTCTTCTCCCGGTCGCTTCTGGACGAGATCGGCCTGCATGACCAGCCACTCTTCATCGACTATGTCGACCACGACATCTGTCTTCGCGCTCGCGGGCGAGGCTTCCGCAACTTCAAGGTCTACGACGCGATCTTGGACCACAGCTTCGGCGACTCCGACCCCGTGACGATCTTCGGTCGCCGCGTGTACCGTGCGAACTATTCGCCGATGCGGCACTTCCATGCAGCCCGCAACCGCATCATCGTCATCCGCCGCCACGGATTCGGGCGCTGGTTCTGGGAGGATGTCTGGTTCACGTCCAAGGCATGGGCCAAGGTCCTTCTTCTGGAGCGTGACAAGCGCCGGAAGATCGCCGCCGCACTCCGAGGCGCGTGGGCGGGGCTGCGTTATCCCGCCCGCGAGCTGAGATGGTGA
- a CDS encoding ABC transporter permease translates to MGIVGTWGAMKAVFDHRQLLSLLVRRDVKARYKDSALGVLWTLINPIVQLVVYYVVMGQILGAARGIEDFAIYVFSGLTIFGLMSEALTGTTGSIIANAGLVKKVYVPREVFPLASMGSALFTFSVQVVVLIAGCLILGAPPFTSGFVYFIPAVALIVLYAAAMGILFSALNVYLRDIQYLVQILLTLSMWAAPIVYGWKMVQDVFALYNLPSWLLEVYTNNPLTLAVLGFHRAFWTAGTDADYPPNLGLRMLVAFLVGLVVLWLCQRVFARLQGNFAQEL, encoded by the coding sequence GTGGGGATCGTAGGCACCTGGGGTGCGATGAAGGCGGTCTTCGACCACCGTCAGCTGCTCAGCCTTCTTGTACGGCGAGACGTCAAGGCCCGCTACAAAGACAGTGCGCTCGGCGTGCTGTGGACGCTGATCAATCCGATCGTCCAGCTGGTCGTCTACTACGTCGTGATGGGGCAGATTCTCGGCGCCGCGCGCGGCATCGAGGACTTCGCGATCTACGTCTTCTCCGGTCTGACGATCTTCGGCCTGATGTCCGAGGCGTTGACGGGCACGACGGGCTCGATCATCGCGAACGCCGGGCTCGTGAAGAAGGTCTACGTGCCTCGCGAGGTCTTCCCGCTGGCTTCGATGGGCTCCGCGCTGTTCACGTTCAGCGTGCAGGTCGTCGTTCTCATCGCCGGTTGCCTGATCCTCGGGGCGCCTCCGTTCACGTCGGGATTCGTCTACTTCATCCCCGCGGTCGCTCTCATCGTGCTGTACGCCGCGGCGATGGGCATCCTCTTCTCCGCTCTCAACGTCTATCTGCGCGACATCCAGTACCTCGTGCAGATCCTCTTGACGCTCTCGATGTGGGCCGCACCGATCGTCTACGGATGGAAGATGGTGCAGGACGTGTTCGCGCTCTACAACCTCCCGAGCTGGCTGCTGGAGGTCTACACGAACAACCCGTTGACGTTGGCGGTACTCGGGTTCCATCGAGCTTTCTGGACCGCCGGTACGGACGCCGACTACCCGCCGAATCTCGGCCTGAGGATGCTCGTGGCGTTCTTGGTCGGCCTCGTGGTCCTTTGGCTCTGCCAGCGTGTGTTCGCCCGCTTGCAGGGCAACTTCGCGCAGGAGCTGTGA
- a CDS encoding ABC transporter ATP-binding protein yields the protein MALPACVRPLAGQLRAGAVNMLTTDRGKDAEGPEVVRVDHVSKSFVIRKDNSLKERVVTLGRRGRAHQESFDALKDVSFSIRAGSSIGLLGSNGSGKSTLLKVIGGIIDPSSGSVERRGRLAALLELGAGFHPDLSGRENVYLNAAILGLSKEETNAEFESILAFSEIGDFIDTQVKFYSSGMYVRLAFAVAVHTNPDVLLVDEVLAVGDEAFQRKCMDKIRQFQREGRTIVLVSHSAEQVMEVCDRGLVLSHGEVAFIGSAVEATRVHREILEGNRKSVAEAAAAGAEAAVVPQIKSIAVRNAAGEIVESASTGDELSIDVEVELPHDIDEWHSSLSIDTPNGQQVFGTGTRRHETSHGPNVAGQITVSYKFPSLPLAGGKYFVNAEVLAADGHPFDIQWQGATFSVPASPTQTGSVFADAAISVG from the coding sequence TTGGCTCTGCCAGCGTGTGTTCGCCCGCTTGCAGGGCAACTTCGCGCAGGAGCTGTGAATATGTTGACAACTGATCGTGGCAAGGATGCCGAGGGCCCCGAGGTCGTGCGCGTGGATCACGTCTCGAAGTCGTTTGTCATCCGAAAAGACAACTCGCTCAAGGAGCGGGTGGTGACGCTCGGCCGACGCGGCCGTGCTCATCAGGAGTCGTTCGACGCACTCAAGGACGTGTCCTTCTCGATCCGGGCAGGTTCCTCCATCGGCCTCCTGGGCTCGAACGGCTCCGGAAAGAGCACACTGCTGAAGGTCATCGGCGGCATAATCGACCCTTCGTCGGGATCCGTCGAGCGCCGCGGTCGCCTCGCCGCCCTCCTCGAACTCGGCGCGGGCTTTCATCCTGATCTTTCGGGGCGCGAGAACGTCTACCTGAACGCCGCGATTCTCGGGCTGTCGAAGGAGGAGACCAACGCGGAGTTCGAGAGCATCCTCGCGTTCTCGGAGATCGGTGACTTCATCGATACACAGGTGAAGTTCTACTCCTCGGGGATGTACGTCCGGCTGGCGTTCGCCGTCGCCGTCCACACCAATCCCGACGTGCTCCTGGTCGATGAGGTGCTCGCCGTGGGAGATGAGGCATTCCAGCGGAAGTGCATGGACAAGATCCGGCAGTTCCAGCGGGAGGGGCGCACCATCGTCTTGGTCTCGCACTCCGCTGAGCAGGTCATGGAAGTCTGCGATCGAGGTCTCGTGCTCAGCCACGGAGAAGTGGCCTTCATCGGCTCCGCGGTGGAAGCGACTCGGGTGCACCGTGAGATTCTCGAGGGCAACCGCAAGTCCGTTGCCGAGGCCGCCGCAGCCGGCGCCGAGGCCGCCGTGGTACCCCAGATCAAGTCGATCGCTGTCCGCAACGCGGCAGGCGAGATCGTCGAGAGCGCCTCGACGGGTGATGAACTCTCGATCGATGTCGAAGTCGAACTCCCGCATGACATCGACGAGTGGCACTCGAGCCTCAGCATCGACACGCCCAACGGTCAGCAAGTGTTCGGCACAGGTACCCGCCGACACGAGACGAGTCATGGGCCCAACGTCGCCGGGCAGATCACGGTGAGCTACAAGTTCCCGAGTCTTCCGCTCGCGGGCGGAAAGTACTTCGTCAATGCGGAGGTGCTCGCCGCCGACGGTCACCCGTTCGACATCCAATGGCAGGGAGCGACGTTCTCCGTGCCGGCGTCGCCGACCCAGACGGGATCCGTGTTCGCGGACGCGGCGATCTCGGTCGGATAG
- a CDS encoding ABC transporter permease: MMIATVGAPGSPRRYLHSLWLLSARDLRVRYATSALGYLWSVLDPLVMSAIYWFVFTQIFQRTVGHEPYIVFLITALLPWVWFNAAVSDFTKAFSKDARLVRSTAIPRSIWVNRIVLSKGIEFLCSLPVLGLFVVIAQVGGSTPLHLNWGLLWFPVAVLLQTVLLVGLGLLVAPLCVLFTDLERTTRLILRALFYASPVIYGVSDLPGAFETLAAFNPLAGIFALYRVGFFPEEWDPWVVGIGAVMSLVILALGLWGFRSLERPVLKEL; encoded by the coding sequence GTGATGATAGCTACGGTCGGCGCGCCCGGATCCCCCCGACGCTATCTCCACTCACTGTGGCTGCTCTCGGCACGTGATCTGCGCGTGCGCTACGCGACCAGCGCATTGGGCTATCTGTGGTCGGTGCTGGATCCGCTCGTCATGAGTGCGATCTACTGGTTCGTCTTCACGCAGATCTTCCAGCGCACCGTCGGCCACGAACCGTACATCGTGTTCCTCATCACGGCCCTGCTGCCGTGGGTCTGGTTCAACGCCGCGGTCTCGGACTTCACGAAGGCGTTCAGCAAGGACGCGCGACTGGTTCGGTCGACCGCCATCCCGCGCTCGATCTGGGTGAACCGCATCGTGCTGTCGAAAGGGATCGAGTTCCTCTGCTCGCTCCCCGTGCTCGGACTCTTCGTCGTGATCGCGCAGGTGGGCGGCTCTACGCCCCTCCACCTCAACTGGGGACTCTTGTGGTTCCCGGTGGCGGTCCTGTTGCAGACGGTGCTGCTGGTGGGGTTGGGGCTGCTGGTGGCGCCCCTGTGCGTGCTGTTCACGGATCTCGAGCGCACGACGCGGCTCATCCTCCGCGCGCTCTTCTATGCGTCGCCCGTGATCTACGGAGTCTCCGACCTGCCCGGTGCGTTCGAGACCCTCGCAGCATTCAACCCGCTCGCGGGCATCTTCGCCCTCTACAGAGTCGGGTTCTTCCCCGAGGAGTGGGACCCGTGGGTGGTGGGCATCGGCGCCGTCATGTCGCTCGTCATCCTCGCCCTCGGGCTGTGGGGCTTCCGCAGCCTCGAGCGACCCGTACTGAAGGAGCTGTGA